In Chitinophaga nivalis, a single genomic region encodes these proteins:
- a CDS encoding glycoside hydrolase family 88 protein, whose translation MNKNLFLTILLAPAMMLASYAQSGKANKALLVKADETLQFAAKQYKLMMTHVPDSVLPRTTNTKDGSLMTSGSGWWTSGFYPGTTWYLYEYTKDPAFKAEALKRMAIVQKEQYNTRTHDLGFMMYCPFGNALRITGDTAWKTILLTSARSLVTRFNPTVGCIKSWDHGTWKFPVIIDNMMNLELLNWATRVSGDPQFEKIARIHANTTIKNHFRADYSSYHVIDYDPATGAVYQKKTHQGAADSSAWARGQAWGLYGYTLMFRDTKDKAYLEQARHIADYILNSPRMPADLVPYWDYHAKEVPNALRDVSAAAVTASALLELSRYTDKTTGKRYWQAAEKMLTSLCSPAYLAKAGENNDFILMHSVGSLPHNSEVDVPLTYADYYFVEALLRYKQWAK comes from the coding sequence ATGAATAAGAACCTGTTTCTGACGATATTGTTAGCGCCAGCCATGATGCTGGCATCCTATGCCCAGTCGGGTAAAGCCAACAAAGCCCTGCTGGTAAAAGCAGATGAAACACTGCAGTTTGCAGCGAAGCAGTATAAACTGATGATGACGCATGTACCGGATAGTGTACTGCCGCGCACCACCAATACCAAAGATGGCAGCCTGATGACCTCCGGTTCCGGCTGGTGGACTTCCGGTTTTTATCCCGGTACTACCTGGTACCTCTACGAGTATACGAAAGATCCAGCTTTCAAGGCAGAGGCACTCAAACGGATGGCGATTGTACAGAAAGAGCAATACAATACCCGCACGCATGACCTGGGCTTTATGATGTATTGTCCTTTTGGCAATGCCCTGCGTATCACAGGCGATACTGCCTGGAAAACAATACTGCTTACCAGTGCGCGGTCTTTGGTGACCCGCTTTAATCCAACAGTAGGTTGTATTAAATCCTGGGATCATGGTACCTGGAAATTTCCGGTGATTATCGATAACATGATGAACCTGGAATTATTGAACTGGGCTACCCGGGTGAGTGGTGATCCGCAGTTTGAAAAAATTGCCAGGATACACGCCAACACTACCATCAAAAATCATTTCCGTGCGGATTACAGTTCTTATCACGTGATTGATTATGATCCGGCAACCGGCGCGGTATACCAGAAGAAAACGCACCAGGGAGCAGCGGATAGTTCTGCCTGGGCACGCGGACAGGCATGGGGATTATATGGTTACACCCTCATGTTCCGCGATACCAAAGACAAAGCCTACCTGGAACAGGCCCGTCATATTGCAGATTATATCCTGAATAGCCCGCGTATGCCGGCAGATCTGGTACCCTACTGGGACTACCACGCCAAAGAGGTGCCGAATGCTTTACGCGATGTATCCGCAGCAGCGGTTACGGCTTCAGCACTGCTGGAGTTGAGCAGGTATACAGATAAAACAACCGGTAAACGTTACTGGCAGGCGGCAGAAAAAATGCTGACCAGCCTGTGCAGTCCGGCTTACCTGGCTAAAGCAGGTGAAAACAATGATTTTATACTGATGCACAGTGTAGGCTCCCTGCCACACAATTCAGAAGTAGATGTGCCGCTGACCTACGCAGACTATTATTTTGTAGAAGCATTACTGCGGTACAAACAGTGGGCTAAATAA
- a CDS encoding GNAT family N-acetyltransferase, giving the protein MITITPIRIREHYTVMLTLLEALHVSEQEFFPNTANWKDIATDYMAHVMEMQETCDGACLMAYDGDIPAGFIFAYTEEPDESRIEAYTGNTLYVSDGYVVPAYRRQGIYQQLNEALENSYIKKGIRRIVRYTLANNHRMQAFLASKAYTPVRLVYEKWLSPDGTESLPLFPPQ; this is encoded by the coding sequence ATGATAACGATAACGCCTATACGTATTCGCGAACACTACACAGTTATGCTGACATTACTGGAAGCCCTCCATGTTTCAGAACAGGAATTCTTCCCCAATACGGCCAACTGGAAAGATATTGCCACCGATTATATGGCACATGTAATGGAAATGCAGGAAACCTGTGATGGCGCCTGTCTGATGGCCTACGATGGCGATATTCCTGCCGGTTTCATATTTGCCTATACGGAAGAACCAGATGAAAGCCGCATTGAAGCATACACCGGTAATACCCTGTATGTATCTGACGGGTATGTAGTGCCCGCCTATCGCCGCCAGGGTATTTATCAGCAATTAAACGAAGCGCTGGAAAACAGCTATATCAAAAAAGGCATCCGGCGCATCGTCCGGTACACGCTTGCCAATAACCACAGGATGCAGGCATTCCTGGCCAGCAAGGCCTATACGCCGGTACGGCTGGTATATGAGAAATGGTTATCGCCGGATGGTACGGAATCACTACCGCTGTTTCCTCCACAATAA
- a CDS encoding Pls/PosA family non-ribosomal peptide synthetase, whose product MNEYSIVKGPRQPELLHDETLADIFAETVRHHGHQPALIFQQQTFTYQQLDHWSDAVAALLQSQGVGPGSVVGIWWPRGPELHVAILGIIKAGAAYVPLDREMPAERVEGVLSEVKAAACFSEQPLQLHATLLTVPPLPAHDTTFVLSARPQPDNIAYVLYTSGSTGKPKGIPISHRQICHLVRAEQTVLNIQASDKVYQGFSVSFDMWCEETWISYFAGATLWVADATTAKAIDELGDVLRLQHITVLHAVPSLLAVMDDNIPSLRLINAGGEACTPQVLARWGTPPRLFYNSYGPTETTVSATFATLRPGDNITIGQPLPNYNMAVVDEQLDLLPVGERGELIITGPGVGAGYIDRPELTHEKFVDKPASLAALPGDRLYRTGDAAIVLPDGSIDFQGRLDDQIKLRGYRIELGEIENQLHTIEGVVAAAVAVKKDGNEQDQLVGYIVKTDTLPFDETIIRGRLAKVLPPYMVPGILMVLPDMPRLPSGKINRKALPVPPAFTQVVPQETIDAHAPLQDRFMATLSKVFPDRNISLEQDFFTDLGGHSLLAAAFVSRLRRDANVPQASLKDIYIHRPLQELVQVWAAAPQPTEKKQRTFHPTPWWRHLACWTAQTICLLVIFGLFAMQIYLPYLGYYYVEQATSHLPYAILTALGMFCLLPLLFSLLIISSKWLVIGKMKAGDYPMWGTYYFRWWLVKTIQRLMPSQFLNGTPLYPAYLRLLGVKIAPDAQLGAVTIGAEDLVTIGSDVSISSQTVINNAFVEDGLLKLRTVHLGDHAYIGSSAILGGDTIMEPWSELQDLSYLPPQSTIAPGEVWQGSPAVLKVKKDINDIPHPLPVSAATRRKYSVIFSLFLLVFPFTILLPLLPTIIILNKMDNAAPDYNFSYMVITPALALTYILLFTLQTVVLTRLLQWGIKPGTYPVYSAFYARKWFADQLMSLTLIVIHPIFATVYISSLFRSLGARIGRNTEVSTASSVTHPLLEIGDGAFVADAVTLGESDIRAQQLTLEKTIIHHNSFVGNSALIPQGYELPENMLIGVLSTPPSKEQLAASDARDWFGSPAIALPRRQESHFFPPEYTTHPSPQRKMARSVVEFIRILIPETIVICCSILFIAYAHDLVTDKPWWMVLLQVPFYYLFFLGVPAFLFTVLLKWLLTGRYRALQSPMWTSKVWRSEAVTSTYEALSVPFLLEYLKGTPWLPVLLRLLGVRTGHRVWMNTTDITEFDMVEIGSDTALNEDSGPQTHLFEDRVMKVGPIKIGARTSIGARSIILYDSEVGDDVNLAPLSLVMKGEKLQSGTDWTGSPVKPA is encoded by the coding sequence ATGAACGAGTACAGTATAGTTAAAGGACCCCGACAACCGGAGTTGCTGCATGATGAGACATTGGCCGACATTTTTGCGGAGACGGTCAGACATCACGGTCATCAACCCGCCCTCATCTTTCAACAACAAACATTTACCTATCAACAGCTGGATCACTGGAGTGATGCGGTAGCCGCTCTCCTGCAGTCGCAGGGTGTAGGCCCGGGCAGCGTAGTAGGTATATGGTGGCCCCGGGGGCCGGAACTCCATGTGGCCATACTGGGTATTATCAAGGCCGGCGCCGCCTATGTGCCACTGGACCGCGAAATGCCCGCAGAACGGGTAGAAGGCGTATTATCAGAGGTAAAAGCTGCCGCCTGTTTCAGTGAACAGCCCCTGCAACTCCACGCAACCCTGCTGACAGTACCGCCACTTCCGGCGCACGACACCACCTTTGTGTTGTCTGCCAGACCTCAACCCGATAACATAGCATATGTATTGTATACTTCCGGTAGTACCGGAAAACCCAAAGGTATTCCCATCAGCCACCGGCAGATCTGCCACCTCGTAAGGGCAGAACAAACAGTGCTGAACATACAAGCCTCCGATAAAGTATACCAGGGCTTCTCCGTATCATTTGATATGTGGTGCGAAGAAACCTGGATCAGTTACTTTGCCGGAGCTACCCTCTGGGTGGCCGATGCCACTACGGCCAAAGCCATTGATGAACTGGGCGATGTATTACGCCTGCAACACATCACGGTACTGCATGCGGTGCCCAGCCTGCTGGCGGTGATGGACGACAACATTCCTTCCCTCCGGCTCATCAACGCCGGCGGCGAAGCCTGTACCCCGCAGGTACTGGCCAGGTGGGGTACACCACCCCGCCTGTTCTATAACAGTTACGGCCCAACGGAAACAACGGTCAGCGCTACCTTCGCCACCCTTCGCCCCGGCGATAACATCACCATCGGCCAACCACTGCCTAATTATAATATGGCCGTGGTAGACGAACAACTCGACCTGCTCCCTGTCGGGGAACGCGGAGAGCTGATCATTACCGGTCCGGGTGTAGGCGCAGGTTATATCGACCGGCCGGAGCTCACCCACGAAAAATTTGTAGACAAACCCGCCTCTCTGGCAGCTTTACCGGGCGACCGGCTTTATCGTACCGGCGACGCAGCGATTGTTCTGCCTGATGGCAGCATCGACTTCCAGGGCCGTCTCGACGATCAGATAAAATTACGCGGCTACCGCATTGAACTCGGTGAAATAGAAAACCAGCTTCATACAATAGAAGGTGTAGTTGCTGCAGCAGTAGCGGTGAAGAAAGATGGCAACGAACAGGATCAGCTGGTGGGGTATATCGTCAAAACAGATACCCTCCCTTTTGACGAAACCATCATACGTGGCCGGCTGGCAAAAGTGTTGCCACCCTACATGGTGCCCGGTATACTCATGGTACTGCCGGATATGCCCCGCCTGCCCAGCGGTAAAATCAACCGCAAGGCATTGCCGGTACCACCGGCCTTCACCCAGGTAGTACCTCAGGAAACCATCGACGCCCACGCGCCCCTGCAAGACAGGTTCATGGCCACCTTGAGTAAAGTGTTTCCTGATCGTAACATCAGCCTGGAACAGGATTTCTTCACGGACCTGGGCGGACACTCCCTGCTCGCAGCTGCTTTTGTATCGCGGCTACGCCGTGACGCCAACGTACCACAGGCATCTCTCAAAGATATTTATATACACCGCCCTTTACAGGAGTTGGTGCAGGTATGGGCTGCGGCCCCGCAACCAACGGAGAAAAAACAACGTACCTTCCATCCGACGCCCTGGTGGCGTCACCTGGCCTGCTGGACCGCACAAACAATTTGTCTGCTGGTTATTTTCGGATTGTTTGCCATGCAGATTTATCTGCCTTACCTTGGCTACTATTATGTGGAACAGGCTACCAGCCATCTGCCATACGCGATACTCACCGCACTGGGCATGTTTTGTCTGCTGCCGCTCTTATTCTCCCTCCTGATCATCAGCAGTAAATGGTTAGTCATCGGTAAAATGAAAGCTGGTGATTATCCCATGTGGGGCACTTATTATTTTCGTTGGTGGCTCGTAAAAACCATACAACGGCTGATGCCCTCCCAGTTCCTGAATGGTACTCCACTTTATCCGGCTTACCTGCGGCTGCTGGGTGTGAAAATTGCACCGGATGCACAACTGGGCGCCGTCACTATTGGTGCGGAAGACCTGGTAACCATTGGCAGCGATGTAAGCATCAGCTCCCAGACGGTGATCAACAACGCATTTGTGGAAGATGGCCTGTTGAAACTACGTACCGTTCATCTGGGCGATCATGCCTATATCGGCAGCAGTGCCATACTGGGTGGCGACACGATCATGGAGCCCTGGAGCGAATTGCAGGACCTCAGTTATCTGCCACCCCAAAGTACCATTGCACCAGGAGAAGTATGGCAGGGTAGTCCGGCAGTATTAAAAGTAAAAAAGGATATCAACGACATACCACACCCACTCCCTGTTTCTGCCGCTACCCGCAGAAAATACAGTGTTATCTTTTCCCTGTTCCTGCTGGTATTTCCTTTCACCATCTTATTGCCTTTGCTGCCCACCATCATTATTCTGAATAAAATGGACAATGCAGCGCCGGATTATAATTTCAGCTACATGGTGATCACACCGGCACTGGCATTAACCTACATCCTGCTGTTTACCCTGCAGACCGTCGTACTGACCCGCTTACTGCAATGGGGTATTAAACCCGGTACCTATCCGGTATACAGCGCTTTCTATGCCCGCAAATGGTTTGCAGACCAACTGATGTCGCTCACGCTGATTGTGATACATCCCATTTTTGCAACGGTATATATCAGTAGCTTATTCCGCTCCCTGGGCGCCCGTATAGGCCGGAATACAGAAGTATCCACTGCCAGCAGCGTCACCCATCCACTACTGGAAATCGGTGATGGCGCTTTCGTGGCAGATGCTGTTACCCTGGGTGAATCCGACATCCGCGCGCAACAGCTTACCCTGGAAAAAACCATCATTCACCATAACAGCTTTGTGGGTAACAGTGCCCTGATACCACAGGGATACGAACTTCCGGAGAATATGCTGATCGGGGTTTTATCCACACCGCCTTCCAAAGAACAGCTGGCTGCCAGTGATGCACGCGACTGGTTTGGCTCTCCGGCCATTGCCTTACCACGCAGGCAGGAAAGCCATTTCTTTCCGCCGGAATATACCACCCATCCCTCTCCGCAACGTAAAATGGCGCGGTCTGTGGTGGAGTTTATACGTATTCTGATTCCGGAAACCATCGTGATCTGTTGCAGTATTCTTTTCATTGCCTACGCACATGACCTGGTAACAGATAAGCCATGGTGGATGGTATTACTGCAGGTACCGTTTTATTACCTCTTCTTCCTGGGGGTGCCGGCCTTTCTGTTTACCGTACTGCTGAAATGGTTGCTGACAGGCCGCTATCGCGCCTTACAAAGTCCTATGTGGACTTCCAAGGTATGGCGCAGTGAAGCTGTTACCTCTACTTATGAAGCACTTTCTGTACCGTTTCTGCTGGAGTACCTGAAAGGTACCCCGTGGCTACCGGTGCTACTGCGCCTGCTGGGTGTACGTACCGGTCACCGGGTATGGATGAACACTACCGACATTACCGAATTTGATATGGTGGAAATAGGATCAGATACGGCATTGAACGAAGACAGCGGCCCACAGACACACTTGTTTGAAGACCGCGTCATGAAAGTAGGACCGATTAAGATAGGCGCGCGCACCAGCATCGGCGCCCGTTCCATTATTCTGTACGACAGCGAGGTAGGAGATGATGTCAATCTCGCCCCCCTGTCGTTGGTGATGAAAGGAGAAAAATTACAATCCGGCACTGACTGGACAGGCAGTCCGGTTAAACCTGCATAG
- a CDS encoding SRPBCC domain-containing protein, which produces MEKQTGHTATQGWEIGVRRTFPLSPDQAWELLFSQPVLGYWLDNKANLAFQKGDTYTTAAGITITVSSCTIPKVIRIKWHNPAEENTSTLQIRVIPAKEKATISFHHEWLKDATARVTMQAYWRQVLDQIDQLL; this is translated from the coding sequence TTGGAAAAACAAACAGGCCATACGGCAACACAAGGTTGGGAAATTGGTGTTCGCCGGACTTTCCCTTTATCTCCTGATCAGGCCTGGGAACTGCTTTTCAGCCAACCTGTACTCGGGTATTGGCTGGATAACAAGGCAAACCTTGCTTTCCAGAAAGGCGATACCTACACTACTGCCGCCGGCATCACCATCACCGTATCCAGCTGCACCATCCCTAAAGTTATCAGGATAAAGTGGCATAACCCCGCAGAGGAAAATACCTCCACCCTGCAGATCAGGGTTATTCCGGCAAAAGAAAAAGCTACCATCAGTTTTCATCACGAATGGCTTAAAGATGCCACGGCAAGAGTAACCATGCAGGCATACTGGCGCCAGGTACTGGATCAGATAGATCAACTGTTGTAA
- a CDS encoding SusC/RagA family TonB-linked outer membrane protein, with protein sequence MRKLLLVVASMLLLASSLLAQNQHTIKGKVTDEAGNALPGVSVSLPGGKTGTVTNTKGEFSLSVPNDIKTLKISFVGYEAQSLPVKGNDMGSIKLTADTKAISEVVVVGYGTQRKKDVTANIASVKGTAVAQLPVPSFDAGLGGRAAGVQITVPNGVVNNPPVFRVRGSNSISMSAYPLIVIDGVPTFSGDAGSSNAPFNPLASLNPADIESIDVLKDASATAIYGSRAANGVVLVTTKKGKAGRLKVSYDGWVGLTSPTRLPKMLNAREYIALKNEALVNAKRKPVYELNTDAKGDTIDTDWFDVVYRKRAVSQSHSVNVSGGTENTSYYLSAGYTRQEGILKRNDFSRKNLLFNLDQKLGKIVSIGAKLAYSNELSRISSSSGSLEGEAFNSGGLARLAFVTSPIVAPFNNDGSYNIGSTYIAGGKNGVRTGLYNPQVLLDLDHSNTEGNHAQGNIYLQVRPWEWLTLRTQYGIDYLTLNNDVYANNLHGDAQTSNGESTETFLQYKRWVWTNTAQLEHAFGKHRVTLLLGNEQQRDTRHRYGIDRQGQSDNYFNNGAGGWQRDVSSGMLRSENYLLSAFARANYSYQDKYYLNANVRQDQYSAFGPDKKKGIFYSFAAGWEIARENFWADGALGRIFSSFKLRGSYGQVGNAAGLGDFDALSLYYPTMYGENTSALYYGQAGNPLLNWETSKKTDIGFSYGLLNNRITGELSYYYNNIDGLILYVKQAPSAGLPTTIPTNIGRMYNRGVEFAVNAVAIDKKDFSWNTSFNIAFNKNEVTNLGADNLIPFSTGTLEQTSVNQVGYPASMIMAVRTNGVDPATGRRIFVNKAGENVYYDPVNGSYTYADGKPAPAVGVKDAVAYKNTNPKVLGGFENTFRYKAFELNVLLTYQTGFYVYYGSNAGLLDQRFWNNSKEVLNRWQKQGDVTDIPKVVFGDNVSNGSTMALSSNVFKGDFLKLRSVGLTYTVPSKVAAAAHLAGARVYVRGQNLAVWTKYPGPDPEVSSNGNNASGQGVDRNTLANGRTFTVGVNLNF encoded by the coding sequence ATGAGGAAACTACTACTCGTGGTAGCCAGCATGCTATTATTGGCATCTTCACTGCTGGCACAAAACCAGCACACTATTAAAGGAAAAGTCACGGATGAAGCCGGGAATGCATTACCAGGCGTGTCTGTTAGTTTACCCGGTGGAAAAACGGGTACCGTTACCAATACTAAAGGTGAGTTTTCTTTATCCGTACCTAATGATATTAAAACATTAAAAATCTCTTTTGTGGGTTATGAAGCCCAGTCATTACCGGTAAAAGGTAATGATATGGGAAGTATTAAACTGACCGCTGATACCAAAGCCATATCAGAGGTAGTAGTAGTAGGTTATGGTACCCAGCGTAAAAAAGATGTAACGGCCAACATTGCTTCTGTAAAAGGAACGGCTGTTGCACAGTTGCCCGTTCCCAGCTTTGATGCGGGTTTGGGCGGAAGAGCAGCTGGTGTGCAGATCACAGTGCCAAACGGGGTTGTCAACAATCCGCCGGTATTCCGGGTACGGGGTAGTAACTCCATATCTATGAGCGCCTATCCGTTGATTGTAATTGATGGAGTACCAACTTTTTCCGGTGATGCCGGTTCTTCCAATGCGCCGTTTAACCCGCTGGCCAGTCTCAATCCTGCAGATATTGAATCCATTGATGTATTGAAAGATGCTTCTGCTACTGCGATCTATGGTAGCCGTGCTGCCAATGGTGTGGTATTGGTGACTACCAAAAAAGGAAAGGCCGGTCGCCTGAAAGTATCTTATGATGGATGGGTGGGTCTGACCAGTCCTACACGTTTACCGAAAATGCTGAACGCGCGTGAGTATATAGCGCTTAAAAATGAAGCACTGGTGAATGCCAAAAGAAAACCGGTGTATGAATTAAATACAGATGCGAAAGGAGATACCATTGATACCGATTGGTTTGATGTGGTATATCGTAAACGGGCGGTATCGCAGAGTCATAGCGTGAATGTTTCCGGTGGTACGGAAAATACCAGCTATTATTTATCTGCCGGATATACCAGACAGGAAGGGATTCTGAAAAGAAATGATTTCAGCCGTAAAAACCTGTTGTTTAATCTTGATCAGAAATTGGGAAAGATCGTGAGTATAGGCGCCAAGCTGGCTTATTCCAATGAATTAAGCCGGATCTCCAGTTCTTCCGGATCCCTGGAAGGAGAGGCCTTTAACTCCGGCGGGCTGGCCCGTCTGGCCTTTGTGACTTCTCCTATTGTAGCACCCTTTAATAATGATGGTTCTTATAATATAGGTAGTACTTACATTGCCGGTGGTAAAAATGGGGTACGTACCGGTTTATACAATCCGCAGGTATTGCTGGATCTGGACCATTCCAATACAGAAGGTAATCACGCACAGGGAAATATATACCTGCAGGTAAGGCCCTGGGAATGGCTCACCTTACGTACGCAGTATGGTATCGATTACCTGACACTGAATAACGATGTATATGCCAACAACCTTCACGGTGACGCACAAACGTCGAATGGAGAATCTACCGAAACTTTCCTGCAATATAAAAGATGGGTGTGGACGAATACCGCACAGCTGGAACATGCCTTTGGCAAACACCGCGTGACGTTGTTGCTGGGTAATGAGCAGCAACGGGATACCCGCCACAGATATGGTATTGACCGGCAAGGTCAGTCCGACAACTATTTTAATAATGGTGCCGGTGGCTGGCAACGGGATGTGTCCAGTGGTATGCTGCGTTCCGAAAACTATTTGTTGTCTGCTTTTGCCCGTGCCAACTATAGTTACCAGGATAAATATTACCTGAATGCCAACGTCAGACAAGATCAGTATTCTGCATTTGGTCCTGATAAAAAGAAAGGTATTTTCTACAGCTTTGCTGCAGGATGGGAAATCGCACGGGAAAACTTCTGGGCGGATGGTGCGCTGGGCCGCATTTTCAGCAGCTTTAAGCTGAGAGGTAGTTATGGTCAGGTGGGTAACGCCGCTGGCCTGGGTGATTTCGATGCCTTGTCATTGTATTATCCGACGATGTACGGAGAAAATACTTCTGCCCTTTACTATGGTCAGGCAGGTAATCCGTTGTTGAACTGGGAAACCAGTAAGAAAACAGATATCGGTTTTTCTTACGGATTATTGAACAACAGAATTACGGGTGAATTATCTTATTACTATAATAATATTGATGGTTTGATTTTGTATGTAAAACAAGCGCCATCAGCAGGTTTACCCACTACCATTCCTACCAACATCGGTAGAATGTATAACAGAGGGGTGGAATTTGCAGTAAATGCAGTTGCCATCGATAAAAAAGATTTTAGCTGGAATACCTCTTTCAATATTGCTTTCAACAAGAATGAAGTAACCAACCTCGGTGCAGATAATCTGATTCCGTTTTCCACAGGTACCCTGGAACAAACCAGTGTAAACCAGGTAGGGTATCCTGCCAGTATGATTATGGCTGTGCGTACCAATGGCGTAGATCCTGCAACAGGCCGCCGGATCTTTGTGAATAAAGCCGGAGAAAATGTATACTACGATCCTGTGAATGGCAGCTATACCTATGCAGATGGCAAACCAGCTCCTGCAGTGGGTGTAAAGGATGCCGTTGCCTATAAAAACACCAACCCGAAAGTATTGGGTGGTTTTGAAAACACTTTCCGTTACAAGGCATTTGAACTGAATGTACTGCTCACCTATCAGACTGGTTTTTATGTGTACTATGGTAGTAATGCCGGCTTGCTGGATCAGCGTTTCTGGAATAACAGCAAAGAGGTGTTGAACAGATGGCAGAAACAGGGAGATGTAACAGATATTCCTAAAGTTGTTTTTGGTGATAACGTATCCAATGGTTCTACCATGGCGCTTTCTTCCAATGTATTCAAAGGCGATTTTCTGAAACTGCGCAGCGTGGGATTAACTTATACCGTTCCTTCCAAAGTGGCTGCTGCTGCACATCTGGCGGGGGCCCGCGTGTATGTAAGAGGACAGAACCTGGCTGTATGGACGAAGTATCCTGGTCCGGATCCGGAAGTATCATCAAACGGTAACAATGCATCCGGTCAGGGTGTAGACCGTAATACACTGGCGAATGGCCGCACGTTTACTGTGGGTGTTAATCTTAATTTCTAA
- a CDS encoding RagB/SusD family nutrient uptake outer membrane protein, which yields MKVTKLYILGLVAVMSGACQKDLLKPTPQSYIPDYLGFETKDRIANQARGLYAVLKDGRFLGGKVEIANDVRGEDFFNEGSNSVTFNLSWRMLPTGEAQEVQEIWTQGYKTINNANVFMEAMKATGNKVVGDELAKQYEGEAKFVRALSYFSLLQLYARPYWDGDGSKLGLILYTEGHTLLGDYAKARSTVKETYALILKDLDDAEAALPKENAGSVNAVTRANAYTVAALKTRVYLHLKQYDKVIASAAKLVSVNAPFTSPGGHKLEPEVNKIFARPYTTNESIFSLPFSAGPGDAPATQTQLGYYYAFDKGNGEYSLDEDGILADSGWKSGTDARRKLLEVVPQGAGVQPKYFLNKYAAGSPFTDWAPIIRYAEVLLNLAEARVRQTNSVDPQAVALLSAVRNRSDATITYTAADFTSSAKLLEAILHEKRIELLGEGFRSSEITRLGITFPGKGGGIVPSVLPASPKYIWPIASSELVYNKLCVDNN from the coding sequence ATGAAAGTAACAAAGCTATATATACTTGGACTGGTGGCGGTTATGTCAGGCGCTTGCCAGAAAGATTTACTGAAGCCTACACCTCAGTCATATATTCCGGATTACCTGGGTTTTGAAACAAAAGACAGGATTGCTAACCAGGCAAGAGGTTTATATGCGGTGCTGAAAGACGGCCGATTCCTGGGAGGGAAAGTTGAAATCGCGAATGATGTAAGGGGCGAAGATTTTTTTAATGAGGGAAGTAATAGTGTCACCTTTAATCTGTCGTGGAGAATGCTGCCTACCGGAGAAGCGCAGGAGGTACAGGAAATATGGACCCAGGGATATAAAACCATCAACAATGCGAATGTGTTTATGGAGGCGATGAAGGCTACTGGCAATAAAGTAGTGGGAGATGAACTGGCGAAACAATATGAAGGAGAAGCGAAGTTTGTAAGGGCATTGAGTTACTTCTCGCTGTTACAGTTATACGCCCGTCCTTACTGGGATGGCGATGGCAGTAAACTGGGTCTGATATTGTACACAGAAGGTCATACCCTGCTGGGCGATTATGCCAAAGCGCGGAGTACAGTAAAGGAAACGTATGCCCTGATTCTGAAAGACCTGGATGATGCAGAAGCTGCGTTGCCTAAAGAAAATGCAGGTTCGGTGAATGCCGTTACCCGCGCCAATGCCTATACGGTAGCCGCGTTAAAAACGAGGGTCTACCTGCACCTGAAACAATATGATAAAGTGATTGCCAGTGCGGCGAAACTGGTATCTGTCAATGCGCCGTTTACTTCTCCCGGTGGTCACAAGCTGGAGCCGGAAGTCAACAAGATTTTCGCCCGTCCGTATACTACCAATGAATCTATTTTCTCTTTGCCGTTTTCTGCAGGTCCGGGCGATGCCCCGGCTACCCAAACCCAGCTGGGATATTACTATGCCTTTGATAAAGGTAATGGCGAATATTCACTGGATGAAGATGGTATCCTGGCCGATTCCGGTTGGAAATCCGGTACAGATGCGCGTCGTAAATTACTGGAGGTGGTACCACAGGGAGCTGGTGTACAACCGAAGTATTTCCTGAATAAATACGCGGCTGGTAGTCCGTTTACAGACTGGGCGCCTATTATCCGTTATGCAGAAGTACTGTTAAACCTGGCGGAAGCAAGAGTGCGGCAGACTAACAGTGTAGATCCGCAGGCGGTGGCGTTGCTGAGTGCTGTACGGAATCGTTCCGATGCTACCATTACCTATACAGCAGCTGATTTTACCAGCAGTGCCAAATTGCTGGAAGCTATTTTACATGAAAAACGTATTGAATTATTAGGAGAAGGATTCAGAAGTTCAGAAATCACCCGCCTCGGTATTACATTTCCGGGCAAAGGTGGTGGAATTGTGCCTTCGGTATTGCCTGCGTCACCCAAGTACATCTGGCCAATTGCTTCGTCAGAGCTGGTGTACAACAAATTATGTGTAGATAATAACTAA